One window of Leptospira yasudae genomic DNA carries:
- a CDS encoding ABC transporter ATP-binding protein codes for MIKVKNLSKFYGKKLAIDRLNFELGEGEIVGLLGLNGAGKTTTIRILTGYLIASDGICEIDGTNTFENPLEVKKKIGYLPETPPLYPELSVEDYLKFAARIKQVSSETIDSEVARVCERTFLTDVRGSNIETLSLGFRKRVGIAQALLGNPRIIILDEPVSGLDPKQIVEIRNLIHSLREGHTILLSSHILPEVYKTCTRFLFLHKGRMVYQRDRKQLEEEMEKLSGLEVTLSGADADSGKKYLSSLPGVNAEKLQSIGEDSRGNTFLVSTSLEREFKEKLFASASSVPRLEYIRKQEVTLEQIFMNQV; via the coding sequence ATGATCAAAGTCAAAAACCTATCCAAATTCTATGGCAAAAAACTCGCTATAGACCGTCTGAATTTTGAGTTGGGAGAGGGAGAGATCGTCGGACTTCTCGGTTTGAACGGAGCCGGAAAAACCACGACGATCCGAATTCTTACCGGCTACTTAATCGCGTCCGACGGGATCTGCGAGATCGACGGAACGAACACTTTCGAAAATCCTCTCGAAGTAAAAAAGAAGATCGGATATCTTCCGGAAACTCCTCCGTTGTATCCCGAACTCTCCGTCGAAGATTATCTCAAGTTTGCAGCTCGGATCAAACAAGTGTCATCCGAAACGATCGATTCCGAAGTTGCAAGAGTTTGCGAAAGAACGTTTCTAACCGACGTCCGAGGAAGCAACATCGAAACTCTTTCGTTGGGATTTAGAAAACGCGTCGGGATCGCGCAGGCGCTTTTGGGAAATCCGAGAATCATCATTCTCGACGAACCCGTTTCGGGACTCGATCCGAAACAGATCGTGGAAATCAGAAATCTCATTCATTCGTTGAGAGAAGGACATACGATTCTTCTTTCGAGTCATATTCTTCCCGAGGTTTATAAGACCTGTACGCGCTTTTTGTTTTTGCATAAGGGAAGAATGGTATATCAACGCGATAGAAAACAACTCGAAGAAGAGATGGAAAAACTTTCCGGTTTGGAAGTCACTCTTTCCGGCGCCGACGCGGATTCGGGTAAAAAATATCTTTCCTCTTTGCCCGGAGTGAACGCGGAAAAACTTCAATCGATCGGAGAAGATTCGAGAGGGAATACGTTTCTCGTTTCCACTTCTCTCGAGCGCGAATTCAAGGAAAAACTTTTCGCTTCCGCTTCTTCCGTTCCGCGTTTGGAATACATCCGCAAACAGGAAGTCACCTTAGAACAGATCTTTATGAATCAGGTTTAA
- a CDS encoding AMP-dependent synthetase/ligase, translating to MTHANFKNYKNPSVQDGTLQLDSSDKRKLNPWTGCKNLAQVFRNSVGKYQNEKSFLTKNTKGIFDGPTYAELYDDALSLGSYLIENCALKPQENVAIIADNRLEWIQTDLAVLFSGAADVPRGSDATVQDMEYILSHSDCRIVFIENANVFKKLNSIRDKLPRLEYVILMDGTPELFKEGKVLSFQKILEEGRSLSKEKISARIDRIEPDDLLTLIYTSGTTGNPKGVMLTHANILSQIRNIPLGLEKEDKILSILPVWHIFERIFEIVSITFGCKTYYTNIRSLKEDLQIVKPSFMASAPRLWESIFQGIQTKLQGMKGISKILFAAALKTNRIRYRNLAVLKNRQLKLNPEFFAVSIFKKLISLIILAWIAIPAKLLDIVVLKKVRMATGGNLKASVSGGGALPLHVDELFNAIGIPVLEGYGLTETSPILSMRTPDELIVGTVGKIFPETQIRIVDIATGKNIYPGSNPFGKKGELIVKGPQVMKGYYKNSEATEKVLQEGWFKTGDLALLTANSYLKIVGRIKETIVLSNGENLEPVPIEAKLQESPLIESCMVVGQDKKFPGVLVVPSLENLKEYGSDLKTISSNAEVKALIRSEISKMISDQNGFKSFERIGGFSLLDRSWEKGEELTAKLSLKRFLIAEKYSKQIEQIYENGK from the coding sequence ATGACCCATGCAAACTTTAAGAATTACAAGAACCCATCCGTTCAGGACGGAACCTTGCAGCTTGATTCTTCCGATAAAAGAAAATTAAATCCGTGGACAGGCTGTAAAAACCTCGCACAGGTATTTCGAAATTCCGTCGGGAAGTATCAAAACGAAAAATCCTTCCTCACAAAAAATACGAAAGGAATTTTCGACGGTCCTACCTACGCGGAACTGTATGACGACGCGCTTTCCCTCGGTTCCTATCTGATCGAAAACTGCGCTTTAAAACCGCAGGAGAATGTCGCGATCATAGCGGACAATCGTCTGGAATGGATTCAGACCGATCTCGCCGTTCTGTTTTCAGGAGCCGCGGACGTTCCGCGCGGAAGCGACGCAACGGTTCAGGATATGGAATACATTCTTTCTCATTCCGATTGCAGAATCGTATTTATAGAAAACGCAAACGTATTCAAAAAACTGAATTCGATCCGCGATAAACTGCCTCGCCTGGAATACGTGATTCTGATGGACGGAACTCCGGAACTTTTTAAGGAAGGAAAGGTCCTTTCGTTTCAAAAGATTTTGGAGGAAGGAAGAAGTCTGTCCAAGGAAAAAATTTCCGCGCGCATCGATCGAATCGAACCGGACGATCTTTTAACGCTGATTTATACGTCGGGAACGACCGGAAATCCGAAGGGGGTGATGCTGACGCACGCGAACATTCTTTCGCAAATCCGGAACATACCGCTCGGATTGGAGAAAGAGGATAAGATTCTTTCCATTCTCCCCGTTTGGCATATCTTCGAAAGAATTTTCGAAATCGTTTCGATAACCTTCGGATGCAAAACCTATTACACGAACATCCGTTCCCTCAAAGAGGACCTGCAAATCGTTAAACCGAGTTTTATGGCGTCTGCTCCGAGACTTTGGGAAAGCATCTTTCAGGGAATTCAAACGAAACTGCAAGGGATGAAGGGAATTTCCAAAATTCTTTTTGCGGCCGCGTTGAAAACGAATCGAATTCGATACAGAAATTTGGCGGTTCTAAAAAACAGACAACTGAAGCTGAATCCGGAATTCTTTGCGGTAAGCATATTCAAAAAATTGATTTCGCTTATCATTTTAGCTTGGATCGCGATTCCCGCAAAACTTCTCGACATCGTCGTTTTGAAAAAAGTGAGAATGGCGACGGGTGGAAATCTCAAAGCCAGCGTTTCCGGTGGAGGGGCCCTTCCTCTTCACGTGGACGAACTCTTCAACGCGATCGGAATTCCCGTACTCGAAGGATACGGACTTACCGAAACCAGTCCGATTCTTTCCATGAGAACTCCGGACGAACTGATCGTGGGAACCGTCGGAAAGATTTTTCCGGAAACTCAAATTCGGATCGTGGACATCGCAACCGGCAAGAATATTTATCCGGGTTCCAATCCGTTCGGTAAAAAGGGAGAACTGATCGTCAAAGGACCGCAGGTGATGAAAGGGTATTATAAAAATTCCGAGGCCACCGAAAAGGTTCTTCAAGAAGGTTGGTTCAAGACGGGAGATCTTGCTTTGCTCACGGCCAATTCTTACTTAAAGATCGTGGGAAGAATCAAGGAAACGATCGTACTTTCCAACGGCGAAAACTTGGAACCGGTTCCGATCGAAGCGAAACTTCAGGAATCTCCTTTGATCGAATCTTGTATGGTCGTCGGTCAGGATAAAAAATTTCCGGGCGTACTCGTCGTTCCGAGTTTGGAAAACCTAAAGGAATACGGATCGGATCTGAAAACGATTTCGTCGAACGCGGAAGTGAAAGCCCTGATTCGTTCCGAAATTTCCAAAATGATAAGCGACCAAAACGGTTTTAAGTCCTTTGAACGGATCGGCGGTTTTAGTCTGCTCGACCGTTCCTGGGAAAAAGGAGAAGAACTGACCGCAAAACTTTCTCTCAAACGATTTTTGATCGCGGAAAAATATTCCAAACAGATCGAGCAGATTTACGAAAATGGAAAGTAA
- a CDS encoding AraC family transcriptional regulator — translation MWIELYGYASAFCSALIGIMLGLNRKKSPTFKIGAFLFLSISIWLGQLHLFTSGKLFEFPALIFWHIPFAIATGPLFYLFIQSIFKMEYLWNRVQWFHVLFVLFLIALFLPIGLLPTQDKLEIFRKNESVVSPLFRNYILFFLNMSYLVPGVYIAFSFRFLFNSRILFNAGQERSLSVFYLILGWFGVSKLITFSGFIKGEFSFLKTLGAFGFSTGVFLIFILLSRYPDFLEILRRGVREIRRKQSRINSDLKDSALEKIKVLFEEEKIYLNDELSLKSLGNQLSLRPDQLSQVVNDSYGMNFNRFLNYHRIREAIRILEKDPEAKIIHVAMRCGFNSKSSFNESFRRETGTTPTEYLRKKGMES, via the coding sequence ATGTGGATTGAATTGTACGGATATGCGAGCGCATTTTGTTCCGCGTTGATCGGAATCATGCTGGGACTGAATCGTAAAAAGTCCCCTACGTTTAAGATCGGAGCGTTTTTATTTCTGTCGATTTCGATTTGGCTCGGACAGCTTCATCTGTTCACATCGGGCAAGTTATTCGAGTTTCCGGCGTTGATTTTCTGGCATATTCCCTTTGCGATCGCAACGGGTCCTCTTTTTTATCTCTTCATCCAATCCATCTTCAAGATGGAATACTTATGGAATCGCGTTCAGTGGTTTCACGTTTTGTTCGTGTTGTTCCTAATTGCGTTATTTCTCCCGATCGGACTTTTACCGACTCAGGATAAACTCGAAATTTTCCGCAAAAATGAATCGGTCGTTTCCCCGCTCTTCAGAAACTATATTCTGTTTTTCTTAAATATGAGCTATCTCGTGCCGGGCGTTTATATCGCGTTTTCGTTTCGATTTTTGTTTAACTCGAGAATTCTTTTCAACGCGGGTCAGGAACGATCGTTGTCCGTTTTTTATCTGATCCTAGGCTGGTTCGGGGTTTCTAAGCTGATCACGTTCAGCGGATTTATCAAGGGAGAATTCTCCTTTTTAAAAACGTTAGGCGCCTTTGGATTCTCGACGGGCGTTTTTTTGATCTTTATTCTTCTGTCGCGTTATCCGGACTTTTTGGAAATTCTCCGCAGAGGGGTTCGTGAAATTAGAAGGAAACAAAGCAGGATCAACTCCGATCTGAAGGATTCAGCTTTGGAAAAGATCAAAGTCCTTTTTGAAGAGGAAAAAATTTATCTGAACGACGAGCTTTCCCTCAAGTCGCTCGGAAATCAGCTTTCTCTTCGGCCGGATCAACTTTCGCAGGTGGTCAACGATTCGTACGGGATGAACTTCAATCGATTTTTGAACTATCATCGGATTCGGGAGGCGATTCGGATTTTGGAAAAAGATCCCGAAGCGAAGATCATTCACGTCGCGATGCGTTGCGGGTTTAACAGCAAGAGTTCGTTTAACGAATCCTTTCGCAGGGAAACCGGAACGACTCCCACGGAATATCTCCGAAAAAAGGGTATGGAATCATGA
- a CDS encoding nucleoside-diphosphate kinase, with amino-acid sequence MSRTFIMIKPDGVKNKHVGNILARIEKEGFKILGLKYLKLSLEDAKQFYKVHAARPFYNDLCNYMSSGPIVAAALERDNAVLHWREVIGATDPKEAAAGTIRALYAESKEANAVHGSDSDDNAALEVSFFFKGNELF; translated from the coding sequence ATGTCCAGAACGTTCATCATGATCAAACCCGACGGAGTAAAAAACAAACACGTCGGAAACATTCTCGCGAGAATCGAAAAAGAAGGATTCAAGATCCTCGGTTTAAAATACCTGAAACTCTCTCTCGAAGATGCAAAACAATTCTATAAAGTACACGCCGCTCGTCCGTTTTACAACGACCTTTGCAACTACATGTCTTCCGGACCGATCGTAGCTGCGGCTCTTGAAAGAGACAACGCGGTTCTCCATTGGAGAGAAGTGATCGGAGCGACCGATCCGAAAGAGGCGGCTGCGGGAACGATTCGCGCTCTTTATGCGGAAAGCAAAGAAGCGAACGCGGTCCACGGTTCCGATTCAGACGATAACGCGGCTTTAGAAGTTTCTTTCTTCTTCAAAGGGAACGAATTGTTCTAA
- the coaD gene encoding pantetheine-phosphate adenylyltransferase, with product MKHLAIYPGSFDPLTNGHLDILQRSLGLFDKVIIAIAVNSNKSTLFSIEERLGFIREVTKGMEGLEIDTFQGLTVDYCAKVGAKSIIRGLRAVTDFDYEYAISLMNKKLAPEVETIFFMSSNEYSFISSTIVKEVARHGRDVSNQVPELVSKALLKKLSQ from the coding sequence ATGAAACACTTAGCGATTTATCCGGGTTCCTTTGATCCGTTGACGAACGGACATTTGGATATTCTTCAGAGATCCTTGGGACTATTCGACAAGGTGATCATCGCGATCGCCGTAAACTCGAACAAGTCCACGCTGTTCTCGATCGAAGAAAGACTCGGATTTATCCGCGAGGTTACGAAAGGAATGGAAGGTCTTGAAATCGATACCTTTCAGGGATTGACCGTGGATTATTGTGCGAAGGTCGGAGCGAAGAGCATCATTCGCGGCCTCAGAGCGGTCACCGACTTCGACTACGAATATGCAATTTCTCTTATGAATAAAAAATTGGCTCCCGAAGTGGAAACGATCTTCTTCATGTCCTCGAACGAGTATTCCTTTATCTCTTCCACGATAGTAAAGGAAGTGGCGAGACACGGAAGGGACGTGAGCAACCAAGTTCCGGAACTTGTCAGCAAAGCATTACTTAAAAAACTCTCTCAATAA
- a CDS encoding ABC transporter permease yields the protein MFQNIKWIFFKEVKVFFGTFMAPLVFGGTAFLNSLFVLILNFNSGTNYVDTTVITFLSFMSTIIIAMLILAMGSITEEKNRGTLEFLFTAPITDLEIVAGKFAFGTFICFLISVFVNGLFPIFLYSFWKAPLYIVVSGTIGVFLLGIFSFSVGLFGSSLGKNQMISLLISIVIILTLWVSGYFSYLFDSVTRKVLYHLHIFSHFIAFCKGVLPLNGIVFFVSGALFFLYLTVKVLESRRWRG from the coding sequence ATGTTTCAGAATATTAAATGGATTTTTTTCAAGGAAGTAAAGGTGTTCTTCGGAACCTTTATGGCTCCTTTGGTTTTCGGCGGAACCGCCTTTTTGAATTCTTTGTTCGTGCTGATCCTGAATTTTAACTCAGGCACGAATTACGTGGACACGACCGTGATCACGTTTCTTTCGTTTATGTCCACGATCATCATCGCGATGTTGATCCTTGCGATGGGAAGCATCACGGAAGAAAAGAACCGGGGAACTCTCGAATTTCTTTTTACGGCTCCGATCACCGATCTTGAAATCGTAGCAGGTAAATTCGCGTTCGGAACGTTCATCTGCTTTTTGATTTCGGTCTTCGTAAACGGTTTGTTCCCGATCTTTCTGTATTCTTTTTGGAAGGCTCCTCTTTACATCGTCGTTTCGGGAACGATCGGAGTTTTTCTCTTGGGAATCTTTTCCTTTTCGGTCGGACTTTTCGGAAGCAGTCTGGGGAAGAATCAGATGATTTCCCTTTTGATCTCGATCGTCATCATTTTAACCCTCTGGGTTTCGGGATATTTTTCGTATCTATTCGATTCGGTTACGAGAAAGGTTCTGTATCACCTGCATATCTTTTCGCACTTCATCGCATTTTGTAAGGGAGTTCTGCCTTTGAACGGAATCGTATTTTTTGTAAGCGGCGCGTTATTCTTTCTGTATCTCACCGTAAAAGTTTTGGAATCGAGGAGATGGAGAGGATGA
- a CDS encoding ACP S-malonyltransferase has translation MAIANFLNQVKTSGGKLFLQFGGQGSPFLKELSKLYESEPSLKEFFDISFKAIAEEVPKLDKKILYGGYDFESWVKSPDTAPDENYLCSAPVSIVGIFLTQIANYIAFTNKGFPVPELIANSIGVTGHSQGVISSALIALGKEGADFNAAYVKFLKFVLYIGYRAQELVGPYNPSEALLKANEEIGDKQPAPMVAVIGYSQKELEDRVKQTNDALGLSGNKAIYVSLFNTPDSNIVSGSPESLLELRKKFKAEMDEKKVKFVYLRTTAPFHSPHMEETNKTVPLDMERIGFDFKGSDLKVPVYSIFDGRNMQSDAGIGLPLFQEMLIKTLYWDKAVKAFASTSNVTGIDFGPSVVSQKLTQANMGTSENKIYAVSSPKDIKVLLA, from the coding sequence ATGGCAATCGCAAATTTTCTGAACCAAGTCAAGACATCCGGAGGAAAACTTTTCCTTCAATTCGGAGGACAAGGATCTCCTTTCTTGAAAGAACTCTCCAAACTTTATGAATCCGAACCTTCTCTTAAAGAATTCTTCGATATTTCTTTCAAAGCCATCGCTGAGGAAGTTCCTAAACTCGATAAAAAGATCCTCTACGGTGGTTACGATTTCGAAAGCTGGGTAAAAAGCCCGGATACAGCGCCGGATGAAAATTATCTCTGCAGCGCGCCCGTTTCCATCGTGGGAATTTTTCTCACTCAAATCGCAAACTACATCGCGTTTACGAACAAAGGCTTTCCCGTTCCCGAGCTGATCGCAAACTCCATCGGAGTTACCGGACATAGCCAAGGAGTCATCTCCTCCGCGTTAATCGCTCTCGGGAAAGAAGGCGCCGATTTTAACGCTGCCTATGTGAAATTCTTAAAGTTCGTTTTGTATATCGGATATAGAGCGCAGGAACTCGTCGGACCTTACAATCCTTCCGAAGCGTTGCTCAAAGCGAACGAAGAAATCGGCGACAAACAACCCGCTCCGATGGTTGCCGTAATCGGTTACTCTCAGAAAGAACTCGAAGACAGAGTGAAACAAACCAACGACGCTCTCGGTTTGAGCGGAAACAAAGCGATCTACGTAAGTCTTTTCAACACTCCGGATTCCAACATCGTATCCGGAAGTCCCGAATCCCTTCTCGAACTCCGTAAGAAGTTCAAAGCGGAAATGGACGAGAAAAAAGTGAAGTTCGTATATCTGAGAACCACCGCTCCTTTCCATTCTCCCCACATGGAAGAAACGAATAAAACCGTTCCTCTCGATATGGAAAGAATCGGTTTCGATTTCAAAGGTTCCGATCTAAAGGTTCCCGTTTATTCCATCTTTGACGGAAGAAACATGCAGTCCGATGCGGGAATCGGTCTTCCGCTCTTCCAGGAAATGTTGATCAAAACACTGTATTGGGACAAGGCGGTAAAAGCTTTTGCAAGCACGTCTAACGTTACAGGTATCGACTTTGGGCCGAGCGTTGTGAGCCAAAAACTGACTCAAGCGAACATGGGAACTTCCGAAAACAAAATTTACGCGGTTTCCAGCCCTAAGGATATCAAGGTTCTTTTGGCCTGA
- a CDS encoding DUF2779 domain-containing protein gives MNTYQRRADFDPFEHQYISPKQKSLLRDLSHSFYPKSKNVRYSQAETRRNLKSGIGVRSACLETEKFSMKAEYILPNEELPGSFELAVLKASSSFKKQHITEIAYQKFVAEESGFPISKCTLIFVNSKFLYQGEIRIDSFFVRKDVTAEVALKAKETRETAYTLHELLSNKNLPSRSMSNLCSHPRNCSYPEVCLAPKVPGDIFTLREGKEESGKLYDQGILHLKDIQETEHLTSRQKTQIQTMQSGVPYLNQKVFSEFFGKIRYPIYFLDFESINPPIPVYQNSYPFQHVPFLFSLHVIKDDLSKEPESYHYIEDGIVDPRKGILEKLKEWILPGGTIVCFNDKFEKRCLEESAAAFPEYKPWVKSILDDFTDLAKPFWEYDYYHPDQRGSTSLKTILPVITGQSYKNLGIQSGQMANSEFLRAKTEPMPASEKSEIEKNLIEYCKLDTYAMVLILRKIQEWVRSHPNPDA, from the coding sequence CTGAACACGTATCAGCGACGCGCAGATTTCGATCCTTTCGAACATCAATACATTTCTCCGAAACAGAAATCGCTTTTGCGCGATCTTTCCCATTCCTTTTATCCTAAATCGAAAAACGTCCGTTACTCGCAAGCGGAAACCAGAAGAAACTTAAAATCGGGAATTGGGGTCCGATCCGCGTGTTTGGAAACGGAAAAATTTTCCATGAAAGCGGAATACATTCTTCCCAACGAGGAGTTACCCGGATCGTTCGAACTCGCGGTCCTCAAAGCTTCGAGTTCATTCAAAAAACAACATATTACAGAAATCGCATATCAAAAATTCGTAGCTGAAGAATCGGGTTTCCCGATCTCCAAATGCACTTTGATCTTCGTAAATTCCAAGTTTCTCTATCAGGGTGAAATTCGGATCGATTCTTTCTTTGTGCGTAAGGACGTTACGGCCGAAGTCGCGCTTAAGGCCAAAGAAACGAGGGAAACTGCCTATACTTTGCACGAACTTCTTTCCAATAAGAATCTTCCGTCCCGGTCGATGAGCAATCTTTGTTCCCACCCGAGAAACTGTTCTTATCCCGAGGTTTGTCTCGCGCCGAAAGTTCCCGGCGATATTTTTACGCTTCGGGAAGGAAAAGAAGAATCCGGTAAACTCTACGATCAGGGAATTCTTCATTTAAAGGACATCCAAGAAACGGAACATTTGACTTCGCGTCAAAAAACGCAGATTCAAACGATGCAAAGCGGAGTTCCGTATCTGAATCAAAAAGTCTTTTCCGAGTTTTTCGGAAAGATCCGTTATCCGATTTATTTTCTGGATTTCGAATCGATCAATCCTCCGATTCCCGTATATCAAAATTCCTATCCGTTCCAGCACGTTCCGTTTCTATTCTCCCTTCACGTAATCAAGGACGATCTTTCCAAGGAACCGGAAAGTTATCATTACATCGAGGACGGAATCGTCGATCCTCGAAAAGGAATATTAGAAAAACTGAAAGAATGGATTCTCCCGGGAGGAACCATCGTCTGCTTTAACGATAAGTTCGAAAAGAGATGTTTGGAGGAATCCGCCGCGGCCTTTCCGGAATACAAACCCTGGGTGAAATCCATCCTGGACGACTTCACGGATCTCGCAAAGCCGTTCTGGGAATACGATTATTACCATCCCGATCAAAGAGGAAGCACTTCCTTGAAAACCATTCTTCCCGTTATCACCGGTCAGTCTTATAAGAATCTTGGGATCCAATCGGGGCAGATGGCTAATTCAGAATTCCTTCGCGCCAAAACCGAACCGATGCCTGCGTCCGAAAAATCGGAGATCGAAAAAAATCTCATCGAATACTGCAAACTCGACACGTATGCGATGGTTTTGATTCTTCGTAAAATTCAGGAATGGGTCAGAAGTCATCCGAACCCGGACGCATGA
- a CDS encoding argininosuccinate synthase encodes MAQSKPVKKIVLAYSGGLDTSVILTWLKETYGCEVIAFTADVGQKEELSGLEEKGIKTGASKVYIQDLRLEFARDFIFPAIQGNALYEMRYLLGTSLARPLIAKAMVEVAEKEGADAFAHGATGKGNDQVRFELGVKSLAPEKTIIAPWRIWNFGGRSDLIEYAKSKGIPVPVTAEKPYSMDRNLMHISYEGGILEDPYREPNENMFLLTTSPEKAPDAPEYLELDFQEGNCVAVNGKKMNPLEVMDTLNTIAGKHGVGRVDIVENRLVGIKSRGVYETPGGTVLFVAHRDLESITIDRDTQHHKDKLSIEFAELIYNGHWFSSRMKAVRAFITETQRYVTGTVKVKLYKGTCSVVGRKSSVSLYNPEMATFEKEELYNQKDAEGFINIYGLPAQETARLRKK; translated from the coding sequence ATGGCGCAAAGCAAACCTGTTAAGAAAATCGTCCTCGCGTATTCCGGTGGATTGGATACGTCCGTAATTCTCACCTGGCTGAAAGAAACATACGGTTGCGAAGTGATCGCTTTTACCGCAGACGTAGGCCAAAAGGAAGAACTTTCCGGCCTGGAAGAGAAAGGAATCAAAACCGGAGCTTCCAAAGTTTATATCCAAGACCTTCGCTTGGAATTTGCACGCGACTTTATCTTCCCCGCAATTCAGGGGAACGCGCTGTATGAAATGCGTTATCTTCTCGGAACGTCCTTAGCAAGACCCCTTATCGCAAAAGCGATGGTGGAAGTCGCCGAAAAAGAAGGAGCGGACGCGTTCGCTCACGGCGCGACCGGGAAAGGAAACGATCAAGTTCGTTTCGAACTCGGAGTTAAATCTCTCGCTCCCGAAAAAACGATCATCGCTCCCTGGAGAATCTGGAATTTCGGCGGTCGATCCGATCTGATCGAATACGCAAAGTCGAAGGGAATTCCCGTTCCGGTCACCGCGGAAAAACCGTATTCCATGGACCGCAATCTTATGCACATCTCTTACGAAGGTGGAATATTAGAAGATCCTTATAGAGAGCCGAACGAGAACATGTTTCTCCTAACGACTTCTCCCGAAAAAGCGCCGGACGCTCCCGAATATCTCGAACTCGATTTTCAGGAAGGAAACTGCGTCGCAGTCAACGGGAAAAAGATGAATCCTCTCGAAGTGATGGATACGCTCAACACGATCGCCGGCAAACACGGCGTGGGAAGAGTGGACATCGTGGAAAACCGCCTCGTAGGAATCAAATCCAGAGGCGTTTACGAAACTCCGGGCGGAACCGTGTTGTTTGTCGCACACCGCGATTTAGAATCGATCACGATCGACCGCGACACGCAGCATCATAAAGACAAATTGTCCATCGAGTTTGCGGAACTGATCTACAACGGTCATTGGTTTTCATCCAGAATGAAAGCGGTTCGCGCATTCATCACCGAAACACAAAGATACGTGACCGGAACCGTAAAAGTAAAACTTTATAAAGGAACCTGTTCCGTCGTGGGAAGAAAATCCTCCGTTTCCCTTTATAATCCGGAAATGGCTACCTTTGAAAAAGAGGAATTGTACAATCAGAAAGACGCGGAAGGATTCATCAATATTTACGGATTGCCCGCTCAAGAAACGGCTAGGCTTCGTAAAAAATGA